Proteins encoded together in one Amblyomma americanum isolate KBUSLIRL-KWMA chromosome 1, ASM5285725v1, whole genome shotgun sequence window:
- the LOC144114139 gene encoding protein argonaute-4-like codes for MHNGKKKSDSADGRPAVPSVSGGNQATASPAGPSRVSFEQALQQGVAASPQPRAVSDSQTPAAERSARPSVEPGGYRPSHGAAAGAANVAASSPWPASAVAAVSGCQPAAAAPPPSPPCTPPVAVTEQTPEAGDKTTPGDDVKIRELERTLPSHFPRRPAHSQLGRTIQLLANHFSIEIPTGIVYHYDVDISSETAQETKVPEQKKYRCLSTKINRIVIELLVKKYRQDLANCIPAFDGRKNLYTRRQVNFRERTFTVDLEEDQRSQKFIIKIQYVATVNLEALHGVFKKRVQTVPPEVLQAIDIVLRHSPSINLAPVGRSFFRPPGPKEHNDLGGGREVWFGYYTSVRPAQWKPMLNVDMSATAFYESLPLVDFMCRFLSDSRRVLTPADFRSLRDNQYVRLNRELKGLRVKVTHLPYPRKYKVVKITREPAKDIYFESEGSQISVADYFQSRYRRLSYPNFPCVQSGSPTHPLYIPLEVCELAEGQHCRKKLDESQTAEMIKRTAKPPAKRFHEIRQSVRDMVSSSDKYLREFGEKINTEPTQVVGRVLDPTGWASSATFLPARPSS; via the exons cggtGCCTTCCGTCAGCGGTGGCAACCAAGCCACCGCTTCGCCCGCCGGTCCTTCGCGGGTTTCGTTCGAGCAAGCACTGCAGCAGGGCGTTGCGgccagcccgcagccgcgcgccgtcagcgaCAGCCAGACCCCCGCCGCCGAGCGCAGCGCTCGGCCCAGCGTGGAGCCCGGCGGCTACCGACCCAGCCACGGGGCCGCCGCTGGTGCCGCCAACGTAGCTGCCAGCAGCCCCTGGCCTGCATCCGCGGTAGCCGCTGTGAGTGGCtgtcagccggcagcagctgccccaCCACCGTCGCCGCCGTGCACGCCGCCCGTTGCGGTGACAGAGCAAACACCCGAAGCTGGCGACAAGACCACGCCCGGCGACGATGTCAAGATCAGG gagctcgagcgaaccctgcCCTCTCACTTCCCGCGGCGCCCTGCCCACagccagctgggccggaccatacaacttctggccaaccacttcagcattgaGATACCGACTGGCAtcgtctaccactacgacgtcgacatctcctcGGAGACTGCccaggagaccaaggttcctgagcagaaaaagtaccgatgTCTCAGCACGAAGATCAACAGGATtgtcatcgagctcctagtaaagaagtaccggcaagacctggccaactgcatcccggcttttgatggccgcaagaacctgtacacgcgccgccagGTCAACTTTCGCGAGCGGACATTCACTGTCGACCTCGAGGAAGACCAAAGATCCCAGAAGTTTATAATCAAGATCCAGTACGTGGCCACAGTGAACCTGGAggccctgcatggcgtcttcaaaaagcgcgtacaaactgtgcccccggaagtcctccaggccatagacatcgtcttgaggcacagcccctcgatcaaccttgcaccggttggacgctcgttcttcagaccgccgggacccaaagagcacaatgacctcggaggaggccgggaggtgtggtttggctactacacgagtgttcgacccgcccaatggaagcccatgcttaacgtcgacatgtcagcaacagcattctacgagtcgcttccactggtcgacttcatgtgcaggttcttaagcgacagccgtcgtgtgttgacgcccgcggacttccggtcattgcgggacaaccagtacgtgcgcctgaatagggagctcaagggactccgtgtcaaagtgacgcaccttccgtacccgcgcaagtacaaagtggtcaagatcacgagggaacctgcgaaggacatctattttgaatcagaaggtagtcagatctccgtcgccgactacttccagagccgctacaggcgcttgtcgtacccgaacttcccttgcgtgcagagtggcagcccgacgcatccgctctacattcctctggaggtgtgcgagctggccgaaggccagcactgtcggaagaagctcgacgagagtcagaccgccgagatgatcaagcgcacggccaagcctccagccaagcgcttccacgagattcgtcagtctgtgcgcgacatggtcagcagctCGGACAAGTACCTACGAGAGTTCGGCGAAAAGATCAACACTGaacccactcaggttgtgggcagagtgctcgacccgACGGGGTGGGCAAGTTCCGCAACGTTCCTCCCTGCACGACCGTCGTCGTAA